A region from the Gossypium hirsutum isolate 1008001.06 chromosome A08, Gossypium_hirsutum_v2.1, whole genome shotgun sequence genome encodes:
- the LOC107948891 gene encoding uncharacterized protein, with amino-acid sequence MDWYSWLSKTALEPSLIYDYGLAFSRNELQKEDLAYFNHEFLQSMGISVAKHRLEILKLARKEVGETPNSLSKIILAINKTRKSFNKYVNKLVHHENNSIKLLPEPGRYRDQWRGGLTRKCNSEKEVNIEQPVRRTRKIAKSGPLDYRVQEKLLAPPRSLKLSGPLDRKMQEKLEFNYKSPVTSGPIDIAIAQERLILTTNRSPKLSAPLTYVRPPSPKIHGDYYKEKTGGDYGDQTLWAAMFQDMKPT; translated from the coding sequence ATGGATTGGTACTCTTGGTTGTCAAAAACTGCCCTTGAGCCCTCACTAATCTATGACTATGGCCTTGCCTTCTCCCGTAATGAGCTTCAAAAAGAGGATTTAGCCTACTTCAATCATGAGTTTCTTCAGAGCATGGGCATATCAGTTGCCAAGCATAGGCTTGAGATTCTCAAGCTTGCTAGGAAGGAAGTTGGAGAAACCCCTAATAGCCTGTCCAAGATAATTTTGGCAATCAACAAAACCAGAAAGAGCTTTAACAAGTATGTTAACAAGTTGGTTCACCATGAGAATAACTCGATTAAGCTGCTGCCGGAGCCGGGTCGTTATCGAGATCAGTGGAGAGGAGGATTGACAAGGAAGTGCAACAGTGAGAAGGAGGTGAACATTGAGCAGCCAGTGCGGAGAACCAGGAAGATAGCAAAATCCGGCCCCCTGGATTATAGAGTACAAGAGAAGTTGCTTGCCCCTCCTAGGAGCCTAAAATTGTCTGGGCCACTAGACAGAAAAATGCAGGAGAAACTGGAGTTCAACTATAAGAGCCCCGTAACATCTGGTCCTATTGATATTGCAATTGCACAAGAGAGGTTGATTCTCACAACAAATAGGAGCCCAAAACTATCAGCACCTCTTACTTATGTAAGACCTCCAAGCCCAAAGATTCATGGTGACTACTACAAGGAAAAGACAGGTGGGGACTATGGTGATCAGACATTGTGGGCTGCAATGTTTCAGGACATGAAACCCACTTGA